A single Leptolyngbya sp. 'hensonii' DNA region contains:
- a CDS encoding photosystem I assembly protein Ycf4: MTSPDVQQLRQQILGSRRASNYWWATVTTVGATGFLLAGLSSYLQTELIPFASSTDLIFIPQGLAMGFYGVAGLLLSSYLWLMILWDVGSGYNEFDRKDGKARIFRWGFPGKNRKIEINCDLQDVQAVKVDVREGLNPKRVLYLRVKGRRDIPLTRVGQPLPLSELESQGATLARFLGVPLEGLS; the protein is encoded by the coding sequence ATGACTTCTCCAGATGTTCAACAGCTTCGTCAACAGATTCTTGGTTCCCGTCGAGCCAGTAATTACTGGTGGGCCACTGTGACTACTGTTGGGGCGACAGGCTTTTTGCTGGCTGGTCTTTCCAGCTATCTCCAGACTGAGCTTATTCCCTTTGCTAGTTCAACAGATTTGATCTTCATCCCCCAGGGACTGGCCATGGGGTTTTACGGTGTAGCAGGGTTGCTGCTGAGTAGTTATCTCTGGCTAATGATTCTATGGGATGTGGGGAGTGGCTACAATGAGTTCGATCGCAAAGATGGGAAGGCACGTATCTTTCGGTGGGGTTTCCCTGGTAAAAATCGCAAGATTGAAATCAACTGCGACTTGCAGGATGTGCAGGCAGTGAAAGTTGATGTTAGAGAGGGGTTGAATCCTAAGCGGGTGCTTTACTTGCGGGTCAAAGGGAGAAGAGATATTCCTCTGACGCGGGTGGGTCAGCCTCTTCCCTTGTCTGAATTAGAGAGTCAGGGTGCCACGCTGGCTCGCTTTCTGGGCGTTCCATTGGAGGGGCTGTCATGA